A genome region from Calliopsis andreniformis isolate RMS-2024a chromosome 2, iyCalAndr_principal, whole genome shotgun sequence includes the following:
- the LOC143187083 gene encoding uncharacterized protein LOC143187083 isoform X3: MDNTTAAEKSRTLRSRRNSVASDMSEATEAELLSTPTKKTKGSAASDLLSKASNRTSKRFTRAGSEAKSPPTSKPKTTRRTRASSAEPENMEVKGTPTRVRRRTSMLPSEATVLEEKEERMRIPVVALDRTLPNLAEVNETVSEDKLGKSYNIDEKNTEDTICVKEAHNNAADKPPSNTFEDVKTNVPVDDEKIVPTINQNVENTENSVDSVMKTESAAGNTSQLVVTHANQDASKELGLKIENLLNDSLKEQNEDVNNKENQEVNIISDLQGREDTASSVLQSPKPLSLNNVIATKSTKESCKSINETNLTIKRRHSKELLEIADNNDTTKECTNDNDAANNSTTKINTSIHEDDGDSSDTMQKLTISTDTESLTGTPHNESSDKNGSPIEMSSSSSLDSSIKIVECTENINKVDSHESSNIVDKEKESIEETRLEDESNIDINVKTDVPTSELNKTTDEHENTEENNTNKIDNKEKESIQESDLDDECNEDLNMKLDVSPSHIEETTDECKNSEEDISKTDNKENESVQESSLDNECNEDSNVKMDVSTSHIKETTDEHENVEQDNTSKNTSTKDEHETIEEKEKIDAIKQKTDICSESLNASLDTNNKSSAVLEDETTVDNLAGLEKTNNLSTSDSTIRQSLEKACTSSETSTSINKNEDDVSDPVKLTQSSAVTETPVEASEEVPEKELSEKTSTLDNSSSLEKQIVDKAQSRNEQEKSEENEEECKKNQEENMEVDDNDSDTNTENLFQDIPADEWKEKNTDIDKDSLHSMSTERLENESETDCDLVLVDREAWLAAENIKAEKEKDVFDYDSDDTVLMKSRRDSLKAQQEEKLMNSFRDESKMNTSKNKTLNTSSKRKSIQQKEIEDKEVAEDVEDVDVEENAVQAVEDTKDVAESVKGTDYSSDDENAEEKDIKNVSKRKSMTKETNDQSVVEKETLSTSRKSIKIQENLNKSSANSSLNKSNLCGDISKKRKSLNKSVQNVNEELEKSNRTESAKKRKSLNKSKLEENETGVKENAENQSSNRSSKKRIKPKQLDANVNQISDSETEIFKDDKKKNSSIKKTFQSLTVEGSDSDVNRSNVDSEDSQGESVTLPKFLFGRVSDSDTDNENESSQSIDSDIANEYNLSGKDTFQFSDDDVPGDDCRASETESSDPEDDGADLIDFVVDDDEVEEEEESEEEEGDGIEQEECEEEKKDLEIEEDESEEEKEEIENGKDKNVEESENDEDKEAAEEQDEEMQVEQEVDDVEEEIEEKMTEKEENLEEEEHVQKANKSLDTSNKKRKSRNSINSKPDASLTDKGEKEHNVSNISLSSSLKMKKLKQKRMSNEVTDDIEQSLNKSPMILNKKLQKLNKSMECSTPKVNSKQKRFSITLNALDVTDDIIDDTRSQKKKVDDTTLKMENSSKKLKKIKDKENLMHRSLPSELIQLVEKTNVSKPISSKITNLNKTTVTPYSESPTVKHLRKDKLNDTAPELKLSDNFKKLMNNSTIIQKENIDEEGSNSEATEKVNKSLEKKLLKVADNILKTDDQKKRKRRKKSKVDKTTPVQFIEDNLEENTDSSITKTKQNRSNSTGTPDGNDEQEEIPVDKKKRKKKKKMQVEVTESVQEESHENVIETKTENNDEMYNEVKKKKKKGKKLEHDDEIQISMKKKAKKEKKDGKPQELSTEKLPKKKQKLSKEVLLQNEEMSIETVPKKKQKLLKDAAFQDTTSIETLPKKKKKLSKAVDVANKEDSPKKLSKKKQKLSAENVSKSKEKSAPVTDTLQRSSNVVSDSDEGPEIVAFSKARDEALEMVKRASDSVKASKEIKKKKQQEHVERMLKEKEIKIQKLESKNLAKKSNKSEVEKRSIKRLPDEILENLSDVPSNPRKKRKLSKSDDQIIPSRSMFDLKTKGTKTVRVEDDFNSLSSYGSTTQFDIVNLQKIKKKRKVPEIASFRQKMLARNSRQPVSAYLMYLEKQKASGTTSSSISDVP, translated from the exons ATGGATAATACTACTGCAGCTGAAAAAAGCAGAACCCTAAGGTCCAGAAGAAATTCTGTTGCTTCAGACATGAGTGAAGCTACAGAGGCAGAACTTCTTTCTACACCTACAAAAAAGACTAAAGGCAGTGCTGCTAGCGATCTACTGAGCAAAGCTAGTAATCGAACAAG TAAGCGATTTACAAGAGCTGGTTCAGAAGCCAAATCACCACCAACATCTAAACCTAAGACAACACGCAGAACAAGAGCCAGTTCTGCGGAACCAGAAAATATGGAAGTAAAAGGAACACCCACAAGAGTCAGAAGACGAACATCAATGTTACCTTCAGAAGCAACTGTTTTAGAGGAAAAAGAAGAACGTATGAGGATTCCTGTTGTAGCATTAGATCGTACTTTACCTAATCTTGCAGAAGTTAATGAGACAG TTTCAGAAGACAAACTTGGTAAAAGTTACAATATAGATGAGAAGAATACAGAAGATACCATATGTG TCAAGGAAGCACATAACAATGCTGCTGACAAGCCTCCTTCAAATACTTTTGAAGATGTTAAAACGAACGTACCCGTTGATGATGAAAAAATAGTGCCAACTATCAATCAAAATGTAGAAAACACTGAAAACTCTGTTGATAGTGTAATGAAAACGGAATCAGCAGCAGGTAACACATCTCAATTAGTTGTTACTCATGCTAATCAGGATGCATCTAAGGAGTTAgggttaaaaattgaaaacttatTGAATGATTCACTAAAAGAACAAAATGAAGATGTTAATAATAAAGAGAATCAAGAAGTAAATATTATTAGTGATTTGCAAGGTAGGGAAGACACAGCTTCTAGTGTATTACAAAGTCCAAAACCACTATCTTTAAATAATGTAATCGCTACTAAATCTACGAAAGAATCATGTAAATCTATTAATGAAACGAATTTAACGATAAAGCGTCGCCATTCGAAAGAATTGTTAGAGATTGCAGACAATAATGATACTACAAAAGAATGTACTAACGATAATGATGCAGCCAATAATTCAActaccaaaataaatacatcaataCATGAAGATGATGGAGATAGCTCTGATACTATGCAAAAATTAACAATAAGTACAGACACAGAATCATTAACTGGAACTCCACACAATGAAAGTTCAGATAAAAATGGTTCACCTATAGAAATGAGTTCAAGTTCAAGCTTAGACAGTAGCATTAAAATTGTAGAATGTACAGAGAATATAAATAAAGTAGACAGTCACGAATCTAGTAACATAGTTGACAAAGAAAAAGAATCAATAGAGGAAACTCGTTTGGAGGACGAATCTAATATAGATATAAATGTCAAAACAGATGTTCCAACTTCAGAATTAAATAAAACTACAGATGAACATGAAAATACTGAggaaaataatacaaataaaatCGATAACAAGGAGAAAGAATCAATACAAGAAAGCGATTTggatgatgaatgtaatgaagATTTAAATATGAAATTGGATGTTTCACCTTCACATATAGaggaaactacagatgaatgtaAAAATTCTGAGGAAGATATAAGTAAAACTGATAACAAAGAAAACGAATCAGTACAGGAGAGTAGTTTAGATAATGAATGTAACGAAGATTCAAATGTTAAAATGGATGTTTCAACTTCACATATAAAAGAAACTACAGATGAACATGAAAATGTAGAACAAGATAATACAAGTAAAAATACATCTACAAAGGATGAGCATGAAACAATAGAGGAGAAAGAGAAAATTGATGCAATAAAACAAAAGACTGACATTTGTTCAGAGTCATTGAATGCGTCTTTAGACACAAATAATAAATCCTCCGCTGTTTTAGAAGATGAAACTACTGTAGATAATTTAGCGGGTTtagaaaaaacgaataatttgtcaACTTCTGATAGTACGATACGGCAGTCCTTAGAGAAGGCTTGTACAAGTTCAGAAACTTCTACATCTATTAATAAAAATGAAGATGATGTAAGTGATCCCGTTAAActtactcaatcttctgctgTTACAGAGACTCCAGTTGAGGCTTCTGAAGAAGTACCTGAGAAAGAACTGTCAGAAAAAACTTCCACGTTGGATAATTCTTCATCTTTGGAGAAACAAATTGTAGATAAAGCACAGTCACGCAACGAACAAGAAAAGTCtgaagaaaatgaagaagaaTGTAAGAAAAATCAGGAGGAGAATATGGAAGTGGATGATAACGATTCAGATACGAATACAGAAAATTTATTTCAAGACATTCCAGCCGACGAATGGAAGGAAAAGAATACTGATATTGATAAAGACTCACTACATTCAATGTCTACGGAACGACTGGAGAATGAAAGCGAAACTGATTGTGATCTTGTTTTAGTCGACAGAGAAGCTTGGTTAGCTGCTGAAAATATAAAAGCAGAAAAGGAAAAAGATGTGTTTGATTATGATTCAGATGATACTGTTTTAATGAAATCGCGAAGAGATTCTTTAAAAGCACAACAAGAAGAAAAATTGATGAATTCATTTAGAGATGAATCAAAGATGAATAccagtaaaaataaaactttAAATACAAGTAGTAAACGAAAATCTATCCAGCAAAAAGAAATTGAAGACAAGGAAGTTGCAGAAGATGTAGAAGATGTAGATGTAGAAGAAAATGCAGTACAAGCTGTAGAAGATACAAAAGATGTAGCAGAAAGCGTAAAAGGTACAGATTACTCTTCGGATGATGAAAATGCAGAAGAAAAAGACATAAAAAATGTGAGTAAAAGAAAATCCATGACGAAAGAAACTAATGACCAGTCCGTCGTTGAAAAGGAAACCCTATCTACATCACGtaaaagtataaaaatacaagaaaatttaaataaatcatCTGCTAATTCATCCTTAAATAAAAGCAATTTATGTGGAGATATTTCAAAAAAACGAAAATCGCTTAATAAATCTGTTCAAAATGTAAATGAAGAACTTGAAAAATCTAATAGGACGGAGTCtgcaaagaaaagaaaatctTTGAATAAATCGAAACTTGAAGAAAATGAAACGGGTGTCAAAGAAAATGCCGAAAATCAGTCTTCAAATAGATCTTCGAAGAAAAGAATAAAACCAAAGCAGCTGGACGCAAATGTAAACCAAATATCTGATAGCGAAACTGAGATATTTAAAGATGATAAAAAGAAGAATAGTTCTATTAAAAAAACATTCCAATCCTTAACAGTAGAAGGGTCAGATTCTGATGTCAATAGAAGTAATGTTGACTCAGAAGATTCACAGGGTGAAAGTGTAACATTACCTAAATTTTTGTTTGGTAGAGTAAGTGATAGTGATACTGATAATGAAAATGAATCTAGCCAAAGTATAGACTCAGACATTGCAAATGAATACAATCTTTCTGGTAAAGACACATTTCAGTTTTCTGATGATGATGTACCAGGAGATGATTGTAGGGCATCAGAAACAGAATCTTCAGATCCAGAAGATGACGGAGCTGATCTCATAGACTTTGTGGTTGATGATGATGAGgttgaagaggaagaggaatctGAAGAAGAGGAGGGTGATGGCATAGAACAAGAAGAATgcgaagaagaaaagaaagactTGGAAATAGAAGAAGACGAGAGTGAAGAAGAGAAGGAAGAAATAGAAAATGGAAAGGATAAAAATGTAGAAGAATCAGAGAATGATGAAGATAAAGAAGCGGCAGAAGAACAAGATGAAGAAATGCAGGTGGAGCAAGAAGTAGATGACGTTGAAgaagaaatagaagaaaaaatgACTGAAAAGGAAGAAAACCTAGAAGAAGAAGAACATGTTCAAAAAGCAAATAAATCGTTAGATACTTCTAACAAAAAACGTAAATCAAGAAATTCTATCAATTCTAAACCAGATGCATCTTTGACGGATAAGGGCGAAAAGGAACATAACGTATCAAACATATCTCTTTCAAGTTCTCTTAAAATGAAAAAGCTAAAACAGAAGCGAATGTCTAACGAAGTTACAGATGATATCGAGCAATCATTAAACAAATCTCCAATGATACTTAATAAAAAATTGCAGAAGCTAAATAAATCAATGGAATGTAGTACTCCAAAAGTAAATTCTAAGCAAAAGAGGTTTAGTATCACTTTAAATGCATTAGATGTAACTGATGATATTATAGACGATACACGTTCACAGAAAAAGAAAGTTGATGATACAACATTAAAAATGGAAAATAGTTCGaagaaattaaagaaaataaaagataaaGAAAATCTTATGCATAGAAGTCTTCCATCTGAATTAATTCAATTAGTAGAAAAAACAAATGTTTCAAAACCCATATCTTCTAAAAtaacaaatttaaataaaactacAGTGACCCCATATAGTGAATCACCCACAGTAAAACATTTGAGGAAAGATAAATTGAATGACACAGCGCCAGAACTGAAATTAAGTGATAATTTTAAGAAGTTGATGAACAACAGCACAATCATTCAGAAAGAAAATATAGACGAGGAAGGATCGAATTCAGAAGCCACTGAAAAAGTAAATAAATCATTagaaaaaaaattgttgaaAGTAGCTGATAATATATTAAAGACTGATGATCAAAAGAAACGTAAGAGACGGAAGAAGTCAAAAGTAGACAAAACTACTCCCGTTCAGTTTATTGAAGACAATTTGGAAGAAAATACAGATTCGTCAATTACAAAAACGAAACAGAATCGCAGCAATTCTACTGGTACTCCTGATGGGAATGATGAACAGGAAGAAATACCTGTAGACAAgaaaaagaggaagaagaaaaagaagatgcAAGTTGAAGTTACAGAGTCTGTACAGGAAGAGTCACATGAAAATGTTATCGAaacaaaaacagaaaataatgaTGAAATGTATAATGaggtaaaaaagaagaaaaagaaaggtaAGAAGCTTGAACATGACGACGAAATCCAAATATCTATGAAGAAGAAAGCTAAAAAGGAGAAGAAAGATGGAAAACCTCAGGAACTTTCTACTGAAAAATTGCCTAAGAAGAAACAAAAATTGTCTAAAGAAGTTCTTTTGCAAAATGAAGAAATGTCAATAGAAACAGTACCTAAGAAGAAACAAAAATTATTAAAGGATGCCGCTTTCCAAGATACAACTTCAATAGAAACATTAcctaagaaaaagaagaaattatCAAAAGCTGTTGATGTAGCAAACAAAGAAGATTCGCCTAAGAAATTAtccaaaaagaaacaaaaattatcAGCAGAGAATGTTTcaaaaagtaaagaaaaatCTGCTCCGGTAACTGATACGTTACAACGATCTAGTAATGTAGTATCAGATTCAGATGAAGGGCCAGAGATAGTGGCATTTTCTAAGGCTCGAGATGAAGCGTTAGAAATGGTGAAACGTGCTTCAGATAGTGTTAAAGCTAGTAAGGaaataaagaagaaaaaacaaCAGGAACACGTAGAGAGAATGCTAAAAGAAAAGGAAATTAAAATTCAGAAATTGGAATCTAAGAATTTAGCGAAAAAATCTAATAAATCAGAAGTAGAGAAAAGAAGTATTAAGCGACTGCCTGATGAAATTCTCGAGAACCTGTCAGACGTGCCATCGAATCCACGGAAAAAGAGAAAATTGTCAAAGTCTGATGATCAAATCATACCGTCTCGTTCAATGTTTGATTTAAAGACCAAAGGAACTAAAACTGTACGCGTCGAAGACGATTTTAATTCATTAAGTTCCTATGGTAGCACAACTCAATTTgatattgtcaatcttcagaaGATTAAGAAGAAGAGGAAAGTTCCAGAAATAGCATCGTTTAGACAAAAAATGCTTGCTAGGAATTCTCGTCAACCTGTATCAGCTTACTTGATGTATTTAGAGAAACAAAAAGCATCAG